The stretch of DNA TACGGGTGCTTGAAATTTTTGGACAGCTGGATCCTAAGCTTCTTAGCGACTTTTATTCCTGAGACGCGTTTTTGGTATCTCGTGAGCCGGCCAATCGCGTACTTGAATGACGTCAGCGATCGAGAAAGTGCTCGAGAGCTGGAGCATGCGAATCAGCAGTATATGAGGTGGTACCACTCTCATAAAAGAGCacaagggagacgagagggagtAAAGAAACTTATTGAAGGTActcagaggagagaagagagtcgcACACCTTCATCACGACTCCGAACCGGTAATGAACAAGCGAGCAGTTCTCCCCCTGCTCGGGTGGAAGGCGGGTGACTGCTTGCTGGTCGGAGAGGGCCCCAGGCGAAttcgcgagaggcggaagtATCGTGTTTTCGCACGTCCTTGTCTCTAGAGACCGTGCTGCATGATGGCTGTCTCTAACTGGGCTCGAATGTCCTTCCCGCCAGTACGATCCACTTGGAAAACTGACGATGTGATTGTTCCCAAGGTACTGTCACTATCTATCATCTACGCGTACTGAGGGATTGCACTGCGCGTTCTGAAAACGGCGTGAGAGTTGTCATTATGGCCGCCGCTGTGCACGGTCGCATGCCGTGACACAACGTCAGAGGATAGCGCCGTTGTATGCTCTGGGGCAACTTCCACAAACCAGAAGAGTGCGAATTGCATGAGACTCGGCATACGATGAAATATGCTCCGTTAGAGACCCGCCCCTAGTCGTGGTTTGGTGGTTGCCGGGGCTTCTCCGTATTCTGGTCACCGAAGGTACTGTTTACGGTAGTGAGCACATGCGACGTGGAGAACAATGTGCAGTATGCTTTGCCGTTTTGATGCCCTTTTGTCTGGTTTGACTTTCATGCATGCCTGGCCATGCTTTGGGATCTACACCCATGAATTTTGTGGCAGGCATAGGTGGTGCCGCGACAGCCAATGGGAAACATGTTCGTTGAGAAGGCTGTCAGTAATCGCTTCTCTCCAAACTCAGGCAGAATTCTGTATTGCGGTGATTATGCATCTGTGTTAGAAGGAACGCTGTTTCTGGATGCATGACACATCGGTAGTTCTAAttttttcgtttccagaTACACACAAGCATTGAACTCTCAGGAACGTCATGGTGCTAGTAACCACGTGCTGGGGACAATGGGATGCAGGCACAAAGGAGTGTTTCTGAAGAAAACAACTACTCGATCCCAGTGACAGACTTGAGAATGCtgcacgcagagaagcggcggcCTCTTGGTAGAGTTCCGAGACATGCATGCTACTACAAGTAGAATCTTCTGTGCGAACGGCGCCCCCAGATCACTTCATTAGCAAGATGTTGTCATACGTGTTTTGGCTTGTATTAGCGGGTGTAATCTCTCGTGGAGGAGAAAATGGTGTTAGGCGCTGCGGTTACAAACAACACAATCCAATTCTTGAATAGCATTTATCTGTAAATCGATTCGGAAGTCGGACGGGAAGCAACAGTAGTGATATGCTAATAGTGTTGCCTGTCCTAACTGAACGAGACCAGTCCAGCAGTCTAAAAACACAGTGCGTCACAAGTCAAATTTCCTTTCCAAGAGGACGAATGGTGGCTGTATGCTTTCGAGGGGTGAATATTTGAATGGTGTCACATGCCATTATAAACTGATTAGATAGAAAGCATTTCATTAGTGAACACCCCCGCTACCGTCTTCGCGCTGCAACAGAGAAACCCAGTGTACTTGTGCCTGTTTGATCTACCCCGCGTTAGCATAACCGGCATCATCCGCATTTACGGTATTACACTGCGGCATCGTTGCTGTGATTTGTTCATGCAGTAACCTTCCCCTTGTAACTACGGGATAGATGCCGTGAGCGATCTGCATGTGGGCAAGCGCAGCTTTATCTACCACTGCATTCAAGGGTACTTCGGTATCCCTGTGCTGGTTGCCGCGAGTTAATCGGGTTTCTTCTGGTCAGCCCCGTCAtctttgtttttcctttctccgtaGATTCAACGAGGTTAGGGAGGTACGTTACTATCGATCgccagtctctctcccgagaTATACGTAACAGACGATGGCTACAAATCGACCCCTATTGATGACGACGGATGCTTCTGCACCTCCGCCACCAAAGGAATCGGTTTACGCCTACACACTGTCGTTTCACACCTGAAACTATTCTTCGCAGGCCTGGTAACAACTGGATTTCCTTGGACATGGAATTGAACGGTCCCAGACACCGAGGAAGATGGATAGCGGAAACATAGTTCAAGCTAGTTACAGGCCCCTCACCCCTCTATGATGGTATTCCTGACGCCAAGAAAACGGCCATTCCACTAGTGGTTTCCCTTGTATAGTGACATTTGAAAAGAATCATCTCTCCAACAGACACAAACAGGCTGGCATGTGAACTCCGGAGCATGCGCTGTGCCTTGAAAAAAATCTATTAACGATACCCCAGTCAGCCACACGCAGCCGGTGGGCGGCACGAGGTAACTTGTGAACAATCGAGACCATAGCCACGCTTGCCGGCTTAATGGATACAAAGGATGTGCACAGGCTGCATCTTTTTTTCTATTGCTTTTTAGGAACGATACTGTACAGTCCCtgctttcgttttcctttaTTATGACCTTGAAGGTCTCGCAACACGATCAGGCAACGCGGACGACAAGCTGTCGTTGAATTACTGTTTGGAACTTGAAAAACGGCGTCTAAACAGCCACAACTCACGAAGTACAATTTTCCACCTTCTCCTGAAGGAATCTTTGAAACGAAAAGTGTGAATGAGAATCTATCAGCGGGTGCCGTCTTGTATGCGAGGCTTCTTCTTGGTGTGACTTTGTGTTCTGTGTGATTTGTTCACATACCGTTTCGCTCGTTTTGTTCTTCAGAAACAACAGCAAGTTTGCGAGTCCCTGCTGAAGTGACTATTCTACAGGAGCGTTTTGACTTTCGCTGTTCGACAGTATAATCCGCGGCAGTCCTGTTTCGATATTGCAAGAAAACCTGTCGGTGTACAGAATCGGCATTTAGAGAAAAATGCGGTGCTCCCCTTGCCGTCAGATCTGAGCAAACGCAAGTCTTATTGAGGGTTATTCCGAAGTAGTCGTCGGTGCAAACGCCGGTCTGGGTGACTTTCATTTTTGGCGCACTGCCTTAGTCACGGAGTCCCTGGTTCGCCGAACCAGAAGTCGGTGTGAAAGTTTTGTACCTAGCGCCGACATTCCTCGGCTTTTCAGTCTTTGTTTCCGTAAATGGCCCCGCAGTCGAGAGCGTCGGACGTCACAGAAGCATCTGGTTTCGTGGTCTCTGAAGAAGCCGCTACTGGCGTCGGCCTGACTGGGTCTTTCCCAGATTTCAACGAGAGGCCTGGCGATCCTTATGGTCACGTCTCGCCGCCACCTTCCACAAGATCCTCTGGTTTTTCCAAAAACGCCGCCACGTTGAGTCCGGACAAACTGCTTACTGTCCCCGATGTCCTCTTACAGAAACAGGCAAGTCGACCCGGGAGATCAtgaaaaaagacgagaatATTTGTAGACATCCTGGTTGAAAACGCGGCTTTTGTAGAAACGGTTATGTTTCATTTTTTAGTTATGAATGGAACTCGACACCTGCATAACGAATTTTTGGGTGGATATCCTTGCCTAGGCAATGCTCCTCTAAAGGAGTTGCTTTCGCAGTTGCATTCAGtgttttccggtttttcATGCGAGATCGAAGGCGGGATACGTGACATTGTGTGACTCCCAAAATAAATGCCATAATTACCAGTCGATCCACCGTTAAGGAATCGTGGACGTGCGTTAGGCGGGACCCCCACGGTGTATTACGGTGGTCCGACGTGTGTGAATCACAATTCCAGAAACCACGACTTGAGACCATGTTGGCCAGAGAACGGTTTGTGGGCATAGCGCAATTGTAGTTGGGCGATGAGAGTATTCAGTGACCATGACCCTGGTTTCATATCTCGTTTTGTGTagttcctgtctctctctttgtccccCTTTCCTATCAGGATGGGAACGGTCACGCtggcaggaaggagacggagacgctgtCCCAGAAGGCCACGTGCGCTTCAGTGATTTCGTCACTTCCAAGTAACGGCGAAGGTCGAGAATGGCATCATGTTTCCAGTGAGTATCCGGAGGAGGGGAGAGATCCGGAGGGCTCGACCAGCGTTCCTCCACCCAGCATCGCATTTGGCCTATCCCGGTGGGCGGTGTTTGGACTCTACTGTGTCTACTGCGTCTTGTCTGGCCCGGCGTACATCAACTGGACACCACTAGCAGATGTTCTGTTCAAGGCAGGAGCGTTTGAGTGGCTGTGCGGGGGGGTCTCGACATCACCAGACTTCCCATTGATTGGCGATGGGATGGCTAAGTGTGAGGATCAGGAGGCAGAGGTTAATCGTCTCTTTACAGTGACCGCAGCCAGCcactttttcttttctttcatTGGAGGTTCACTCCTCGACTTCATCGGACCCAAGGCCACAGCTATCGTCGGGCTTCTCTTCGGCATCACTGGCTGGATTCTCCTTGGCGTGGCAAATGAGCATCTCCCCACGTATATCCCAGGATGCCTGTTTATGGGTGCAGGCCTCGACACAACCTACTTCCCGCTTCTTTCGGGAGCGAATCTCTTTCCAGGGCACGTGGCCACGGTGAAAGCAGTGTTGGGGGCAGCGTTGTcattctccttcctcgtccctaTTGCCATCCGATCGGTATACTTTCGCAGCGGGGGAGCAATTCATCACAGGTTGCTTTTCTTTAGCTTCGCTGGTGCTTGCCTTGGCTTTTCACTCTTGATCGCCCTATTTATCGTCCCTCGTCGCCCGTGGCGAGCTCCGTACAAACCGTTTGGCCAACGTCTACGTGATCAGCCTCTGGGAGGAGCATGTGGTCTTGCCATACAGAGTGGAATCCGACTGGCGTCCACCCCGCCCTGGGAAAGTCTCGATGATCGAGAGGCTCAAGAGGATAGAGTGGAACGAGCCAAGGACCAAGCAGACAAGGAAATCTCGTATGTTGCAGTCCCACTGCCACCATCTTCCTGTGAAGAGAAACGCCCCCTTCCTGTTTTGCCGCTTGCCTCCCTGCCTCCAGCTGCGGGAGGGATACGGCAAAGTTCGTGTGGAAACGAAGCGGGGAATGCGACGACTAAGCCACATGGAAACCTCAGGAACTGTGCCCTCTTTCAGCGACCCTGGCAGCCTACTGGCCGACAACCACAAACTCCAGGTCGTCCGTATGCCTTCACTCAGAAAATGCGGCACCACCTTAGGACTTTGCACAGAGACGTCTGCTCCTCTTTGTTCCTGCCTATCGTTCCATTCTTCTGTGTGGTGTTGACAGGGGTTGTGTTCTTTATTCCTTCGGCTAGGCACCTCATGCCCGACGCGTACGCAGCAAACCGGATCATTCAGATCTTCTCCTTTGTCCCGTGCCCACTGTTTGGTCACATTGCCGATGTCTGGGGTATCTTGCCCGTCATGTACATCTGCAATTTCTGCGGCCTTCTGAGCTTTAGCTTCGTGATGATTCCGACAATCCCCGCGGCGGCGGAGCTACAATATGCGGCGtccctcctcgctgctttccagctgtctttcctcgtctgccaAATCTGCTGCTATGTCGCAGAAACGTTTGATGAGGAGAACCAGGGGAAACTGATTGGTCTTCTCTGCTCAATCGCTGGCATCACTTCCCTGACTGCGCACCCTATCATGGACTATTCTGTTCGGAGCGGCTTCCGGACTGCTCTCCTGAGCTTTATTGGCGGCTTTGGTTTCAACGTTGTTCTCCTGCTTTTCGTGCACTGGcgcaaagaaaagacaggacGTCTTCCTACCAAAAACGAACACGTGCGCGTTTTCATCAGGGCTTCTCCAGCACCAACTGTTGGGCGTGTGGAACAGCCACAAAAGTGGGAGCGATGAAGCATGCAGTGCAGCCCCCAAGGCCCTAGGGGATGCGTGGAACCAAGTCTACTGAGTGCGCGCCGCGACAGAGACGTTAGCGCTTTTAAAGCAATGATTGGAGCTCAGGCCGACGTGATGAGGCGGCAGGGACGAGGACAAAGGGAGGGCTTCTGATATAGCAGTTCGACTTTGTCCTGGACGGAAGGCCTCAGCGCTTTCTGTGGCAGATACTAACGGGGAACAAAGCTCGCTATACCATGTTCAGAGACATATCCTCATACAGGGTGTtcacagatacacacatgtgtAAATATGTATGTTCGTACGTATGAAGGAGAATCGACTCTTACACCAATCGAATTGCTGCGGAGGATGGGGGGTTGTTACATTCCGACTTTTTCCCGGACGTTTTCCATACGCTTGCACGTTGCGTGGGTGTTCCTGGGCGGACGCCCATAGTCGTTGCCTTCCGCCTTCAGAAACAGCTTAGAGCCAAGCGCGTTTCAACCTCACGGCGGTGGCTGGGAAAAGCTTGGGTCCGGCGCGGAGCTTTATCTTCGGACCCGCGTTGCTTTCGACCCCACGTAGCGTGTCTAGGATAATACAAGGCCCAGCCGTCCCGCCACGGCTCAAGCGGCGTTACCCCGTACCGTCTTCAGTAAAGATGGACTGGTGACGACGACCCGCTCACAGAGATCAAGGATTCTGTAGTTTACATGTTAAAGGGATACCTGTACTGAAAACGCGATTAGATGCCCACTTTCCCTAGGACGGCGCGTACCGCTCGCAGTCCTGCAACGTGGCTTGTTTccccgagaaaaaaaccaAAGCTTACCTATGGACTTTTAACCCACGATGAATGTGACTCTAATTTTGTTATTCCCAAGGAAGCGTTGTCACACTTGACATTTTTTTCACCAGTTCCCCGTTCCGCAAAATAGGTGAACCCGTTGCAATCATGGTCGACGGATGGGCACTCTTAAATCGAACGGCACACCTGTCGATATTGCTCATCCAGACGAAGCGCGCGTAACCTTCGAACGCTCTTCTTAGCTTGTGTGCGTTTGCATTGCCCATTCCCTTTGCGACTCCCCATTCTGTCGAAGTCACAACGCACTCTGTAAAATAATAGACACTTCACTGCCTCACGTTTCTCTATTGGCGCCTCCTGCCCCAGCTCTCCTAATGGATTGCTGAACGGCCCTCCTGCCCCACCAAACCACCGCCGTGTTCAgcgttcgtttttttctaAAAATCTTCTGGTCTCCCTGGCTAACACCAGAGGTGGAAGGCATCTCGAGAATGCTCCTGCATCAGTACCTGCAGTTTACGTCCTAACAAAAAGTGTAACCGTGTACCGCCTTGAATAGATGCGTGCCTCGTTTACGGAGAAATGCTGCCTGTAATACACATCGCGAAAAAAAGTGGTACAAACTCGCGTCCCACGAACTGCCTCCAATACTGGGATGTGACGGAGCAGCACTCCGTCTTGAGTATATGGACTGGTGTCTTCTTTGCTAGGGCGACTGGGAAAGGAGGCCAAGCGTAGCTACGAGGGCAATCTCGCGCAGGTATTACAGTacgtttctcctctgttcgCCATGCTCGTCTCATGAACGCGTGTGCGTTGCTCCACATCTCTCGCTTACTCGAGAAATAGCTGGATGTGTCGACTGAACGAGCCCAGGGAGCACATGGTATGCGTGTTCGGCCACACCGTCAACcagagaagcggcgccgCCGGGTCGGAAGACGCTACACACGCGCAAATCCGGTACACAGCAGAACGTTTCGCTTTCCCGTAAAGTTGGCAGTCAGAAAAACTGAGTCAGGCGGTGGTTTTGCAGTGCTCCCGTTGAAGCAAATCTGTTTATCTGTAGCACAGGCCGGAGGCGCCTCACGCGTTCCTCAATTCTCCACGGCAGTGGCAGCCACAGACCGCACTGTACAGAGGATATGTACATCGACAAGGAGTCGAGACCTGCGCAGTGTTTTCACCGCGACCTCAGCAGTCCCAAAAGGAACGCAGGCATGCAGTCCTCTGCCGGACGGGTATTGGTCCCAGAATATCGCGACTCTAGGCACAACACACCCTCAGAACAGCACATACAAAAGTGCAAGCCGTCCACACCAATCACAATGTATAGCTGTGTCAATCTACAAAAATCGATACGGCCACATACGGAGGAACCCCGGcatgtacctatatatatgcaaatagatgcatatatgggtatataaatatacatatcaGTACAGAGAATGTTTACCAaaacctctctctgtccctgttCCGACAGCGTGCAAGGTTATATGTCGTTCCTTCGATGctctgttccctttctcttcacgcCTTGGCTCTGTCTACAAAAAGAATGCCGTGAAGGTGATCGATCTCGTGCTGCACTACTCGTGCCTCCAAGCCCGACAAGTTCACTTCGTGCTGGTCCCCCTCGAGGCTCGTGTAACGAACACGGGCATGCATCGGTCGCTCGacaggcgcgaagacgcccgggacagagaggcagcctTCGACGTCAGAGACAAGGGggccagagagcgagagaatcCGTGGATTGAGGAAAACTCGCTCCTGAGAAACCTCGCGAAAGCCACCAGTCGGATTCCAGACAATCATCTGCAGGCTGAGGCCAACCtgagcagaagacgaacgcaaagggaaggaagaaaggcctGCAGGTGAAGCGACTAGGCTATTGCGGCGCCACGGCTGCGTGTCGTTTTCGCTCCAAAAACCAGAACCAGCGTTGTGTTCACTCGCTGGACGCCAtccgcgaaaaaaacaaactGGCAAATCTGCAGGCAGGCGGCTGTCCCTTCGAGATTTGAGAAACGCAGTCGCGCGGTGCTCGAGAGGCacaaaaagggaggaaaacgacgccaccgaaaagagaggggaaaagaaggggcAGGCAAAGGGTTTTCGGGAAGAACACGGCGCAGAGTTGACGGAAGCCCATTTGCTTTCTCGGCAAGTGGGGACAGGATGAACAACTTCTCTtccgcatctctctcttgagCCCTCAAGTCACTCGATAGCGAAAAGATCTTTCATCCCATGGGCCGTTCCGCTCAACCTCCACGCCGATCTCCTTTCCCCACACGGATCCACAAAACGGGGACAGGGTCGCgtaagaagagagagggacaccACTGGCCAGGGCCTCCCTGCTTtgcgcgcgagaaacaccTGCAAAACGCGCTATCGACACACGCTGCCTCTCGAATGATAACAGACAATGGACGCTCGTAACGCCTTCTGGGGAAACGTTCCACGCTTGAAGCTACCCACTGCACGCGACTTCTTCGCACGAACTTGACACGtcatacatatacatgcacatatgtatatgctcATGAAATTGTATGTTTATCACCTATGTCGTTACATCTATTGGTGCACACACATCCTACATCTGACACGCAGTCAGCGGTGCAAAGGACTCGATTTAAACAAGAcgacatacatacatacatacatacatatatatatatatatatatatggggcGGTCCGTGTAAACGTATCGGTTGAAAAGGCGGATACTGAAGTGCAATCTGGcacgagacacagaagaggcgacgcgttTCGTGGGCTCCTTGCGATGGGCTCGACGTCGGGTTCTTACCTGAGGAGCAGCGAGGCCTATTCCTCCATCTCTGTACATGATAGCGAACAATTCTCTGGCTAtggccttcgtctctttcgccaTCCAGTCTGCCTCGgggtgagaaggaagacgcaggagaggatGGGGGGCGACCAAGACTTCTTTCTTGTCgggcgttttctgtctctctggaaagaaaaagtctctctctcttgtttctcgcccttctcgctcgttcccgcactcttctctctcgcctcgctgctctctctcgtcgcctgtaaaaggagacgagagctCGATAGACGACCTAGACAGTcgagaagagcagagagctGCGGGAGGGTgcggagcgaaagaagagaaaggaggcgaatAGGAGGTACAAGAACGGCGACACAGTGACGGGTGTaagggaaaagacggcaACAACCTGAACGCAGTGCTATGAGAGCGCTTGAGGAACGTTCCAGTGGAGGTTCTCGtgaaacgagggaaaggagcgacagaaaaagaatgagagagcgagaaataatcagaaagcgagaaagggtAAAaggcagatggagagaggcaaacgaaaGAAGCTACTCCATGTGTTGTGTtgggggagaggaagaacagaggcaaaagagaaagaggacgggCGGAAGCCCGAAAAGACGAATGAGACAGAATTGACGGCGCAGGGTGTGATCCGAGGAGAAACTTTTCGTCTACATTCCCACGTGCAGGCAggcacgcagagaaggcggttGTCGCGAAAGCGCCGATGAAAAAGagcagacagaaaaaaagctgAGAGGCTCCAACACGCGCCTTGAGGGCGAGCATGTCTGGAGCCAAACCAAAGTTGAAGGGACAGCAAAGGGGtgaggaaacacagacgaGACACGCAGCGCTCCGTCCCTCTCAGGGGTTTCCTAGGTGTCTCCGATTGTGATACACACCGAAACGAGCGTAGATACAAATTGTAACGGACAGTagaaaaaaccgaaaaagaaaggcgaaaaaaaggaatgATGCATCCCCAGACAACCCTCGACCAGGACCGGAGAGGTCGTGGATGGCTGCATTGGCCGTCGTCACCGttgcgaggaaaaacagaaccttttctcctcttcacgAGGAAACTTCTATGGAGACACACGAAGGAGttcgaaaaggaaaaaactGTCCAAAGAGTGGAGAAATACCGAACATGCTTTtcgaggagacactcgcatgcggtgtgcatgcatcgtcTCCGGTGTCGGTGACCCCCAACAAGCGAAGACAGCCCAGCAGTTGCACGCGTTTTCACCTGAAGGGTTTTCTTTGCGTTCTTCTCCATTGTCGGTTCTAAGAGCCTCTACACGCAAATCCCTCTAGTCAAGAGTGACGCAGCTTtacttcccttttccccttccacattcttcctctcttcctactttcgtttcctcttgctGGAGCTCCTGCAGCCAAACCCGAGCTGTCTGCCTGTgagtcttcgcttcctcggtCTCGGCCCTTGGAAGCGTTTActtttttttcctttgcttcctttctcttgcttcctcctctctccagctctcttcgttttttttccaTCTCAGAGTTCCGTGGTCACGTGCATGTGACCCGCGAGAGCCTGTGCAAGTGTTTCgctgttccctctcttccggagcgcgtcttcgtcctgtccgtgttctcttcctttctgcatCTTGCCTttgttctcgcgtttcgtcttctggtTTGACGACCTTgactctcgcttcctccactgctaccttcttctctcccgtcttctctcacccttcttctctcccttcttctctcccttcttctctcccttcttctctcccttcttctctcccttctctcctgttgtCTTGTCagccagcagagagaagatcgAGCGGCTGTTCAAGAGAAATAgacgtgtctctctccagctgcctcgcttcACTTCcacttccttctgtctcgttcctctctctttctccgtctgcttcgGCGTTCCTTCTTCAAACGCACAAAAGGCCACACATTACGCGCCTGCTGTGTCGGCGTTCAAGAgctctttctccgctccGCGGAACGACGCTCCGGTCCcactttcttccccttcgaTCCCGCTTTATCTCTGAGTGGAAATCCCGACACCGCAAGATGGACAAACTTCGGAAGGCCGTGCAGAAGGGAGCCGTCGAGGACGTTCGaagcctcgtcttctctggtgCCGATGTCAACGCTCTCGACAAGAAAGGAGGTGCGAAAAAACCAAGCGGAAATAAAGCGAGCAGGAAGACAAgggacgcagagacaaaggGTGAAGGAAAGAACTGGGAAGAACGAGGGCTCGCGAGGACAAGTGGCGAAGGAGCTTGAGACCTGctgaggaggagagaaactgaagagaagaaatggggggagacggcgcgcgagAGTCGACAGGGACGGACAGAGACAGGTGGAgtcgaggagaaaacgagacagacaaaagtagacgaaagaggagagacaggaattgaggaagaaggacgacgaGCGGGGCAACGAAACAAGTGGGAGGGTGGCGCATCCGTGTTAGCATCGCGCGCCGCGTTGTGAGAAATAGGAAAGGAAAATGCAGAGGACGCAAACGGCTACTTGCGAAtgaaaaaaaaaagaaagcgcagggaagaagaTGCGCGGACCACGAAGTCACCGCCCCCCCCCTGGGAACACAGGCCGAAATACCCACAAAGACGTCCACAAACACACGAGACGAAACACGAAATGTTtggaagagcggagagacacagaaacgcaGCCAAACGGCGAGACGGTGAGGAAGGCTGAGCCTACGCGGTACGCGACCGGGTTGGACAGCGGCGAGCAACGCGGCAGCCCCTTTCgggtttgtctcttctcttttctatCCTGGTGTGCGTGTCTTCTGGTCTGTGTAAATCGGATGCCGTCCTGCGTTGCCGGCTCCGGTTTTCCTCTGCAGTTAACGCTCTCCACGTGGCAGCGGAAATGAACGACCTGGAGCTTCTGGAGGCGCTGCTGGAGAGCCCAAAGGCGGATGTGAACATCGCCGACGTAAGTCGAAAAACTTTGCATGAATCCTTCTCGCCCGTTTAGCGCCTGCTGTGCATCTGCgtgtcgcgttctcgcctgtGCATCAAtcgcctttcctgtctccgtctctcgcgtctccctgaGTACTGGTGTGTTGGACAGCGCTTCACCAGCTTGCATCTCTCAGCCGAACGCCCCGGCAGGTGCCCACGTTTTCTTCACTCCTCATTTTTATGCACACTTCCACCTTTTCGATCATGTGTTGGTTTGAGTATATTTGCGTCGGTAGAATTACATGAGCGGCCGCATCGACTGAAGACATAGTCACGAACGGGCATTCGGTGGTAATGTGAGGCCTgcaaggagaaaagagaggagaggtgacagagaaggaagagggaaggagagagatgtgcggagggcgagaaaaaggaagagacggcgcgacAGACAAAGGCCGTTCTTGTTT from Neospora caninum Liverpool complete genome, chromosome XI encodes:
- a CDS encoding Peptide deformylase, related, with the protein product MLALKARVGASQLFFCLLFFIGAFATTAFSACLPARGNVDEKFLLGSHPAPSILSHSSFRASARPLSLLPLFFLSPNTTHGVASFVCLSPSAFYPFSLSDYFSLSHSFSVAPFPRFTRTSTGTFLKRSHSTAFRLLPSFPLHPSLCRRSCTSYSPPFSSFAPHPPAALCSSRLSRSSIELSSPFTGDEREQRGEREECGNEREGRETRERDFFFPERQKTPDKKEVLVAPHPLLRLPSHPEADWMAKETKAIARELFAIMYRDGGIGLAAPQVGLSLQMIVWNPTGGFREVSQERVFLNPRILSLSGPLVSDVEGCLSVPGVFAPVERPMHARVRYTSLEGDQHEVNLSGLEARVVQHEIDHLHGILFVDRAKA